Proteins from one Candidatus Angelobacter sp. genomic window:
- a CDS encoding gfo/Idh/MocA family oxidoreductase encodes ELFASIRSGDPINNGVRLAHSSLTAIMGRMAAYTGQEITWEQALNSQERLVPEKLEWNMKLEAPPMAMPGVTKFV; translated from the coding sequence GAGCTTTTCGCGTCGATCCGCTCGGGCGACCCCATCAACAACGGCGTCCGTCTGGCCCACAGTTCGCTCACGGCCATCATGGGCCGCATGGCCGCCTACACCGGACAGGAAATCACCTGGGAACAGGCGCTGAACTCGCAGGAACGGCTCGTGCCGGAGAAACTGGAGTGGAACATGAAGCTTGAAGCGCCGCCGATGGCGATGCCAGGAGTCACGAAGTTTGTTTGA